Proteins co-encoded in one Corylus avellana chromosome ca9, CavTom2PMs-1.0 genomic window:
- the LOC132191511 gene encoding casein kinase 1-like protein HD16 isoform X2, producing MPELRSGARRSKRVDDLYPTPQPIDQGENWLLPAQNRTRRRVGAGRGRGGGNAAAVAKGTSPAIPTRPTAADIGVGMEGGSAEKVNGVEEEASTTPVPERVKVGNSPVYKIEKKLGKGGFGQVYVGRKVSGGTDADAIEVALKFEHRNSKGCNYGPPYEWQVYNTLNGCYGIPWVHYKGRQGEFYILVMDILGPSLWDVWNSLGQSMSPNMAACIAVEAISILEKLHLKGFVHGDVKPENFLLGQPGTPDEKKLYLIDLGLASRWKDASSGQHVEYDQRPDIFRGTIRYASVHAHLGRTGSRRDDLESLAYTLIFLIKGRLPWQGYQGDNKSFLVCKKKMGISPELMCCFCPAPFKQFLEAVTEMKFDEEPNYSKLISLFDSLIEPCTQLRPIRIDGALKVGQKRGRLLINLEEDEQPKKKVRLGSPATQWISVYNARRPMKQRYHYNVADTRLRQHIDKGNEDGLHISCVASAANLWALIMDAGTGFSAQVYELSAVFLHKDWIMEQWEKNFYISSIAGATNGGSLVVMSKGTPYTQQSYKVSESFPFKWINKKWKEGFHVTSMTTAGCRWGVVMSRNAGFSDQVVELDFLYPSEGIHRRWESGYRITSMAATADQAAFILSIPKRKLADETQETLRTSAFPSTHVKEKWSKNLYIASICYGRTVC from the exons ATGCCAGAGTTGAGAAGTGGAGCCCGGAGATCAAAGCGGGTTGATGATCTTTACCCTACCCCACAACCAATCGACCAAGGAGAAAATTGGTTACTGCCTGCTCAAAACAGGACCAGAAGGAGAGTTGGTGCTGGAAGAGGACGGGGTGGTGGTAATGCCGCAGCTGTAGCAAAAGGGACTTCACCGGCAATACCAACTAGGCCAACTGCAGCAG ATATAGGTGTCGGAATGGAGGGCGGAAGCGCTGAGAAAGTAAATGGGGTCGAGGAGGAAGCAAGCACAACTCCTGTTCCTGAAAGG GTAAAAGTAGGTAATTCTCCTGTATATAAGATAGAAAAGAAGCTGGGTAAGGGTGGTTTTGGCCAAGTCTATGTTGGCAGAAAGGTAAGTGGTGGCACCGATGCTGATGCGATTGAG GTCGCATTGAAGTTTGAGCACCGAAATAGTAAAGGTTGCAATTATGGTCCTCCTTATGAGTGGCAAGTGTATAA TACTCTAAATGGATGTTATGGAATTCCTTGGGTTCATTACAAGGGCCGCCAAGGAGAGTTTTACATTCTG GTCATGGACATACTTGGGCCAAGTCTGTGGGATGTTTGGAATTCTCTTGGGCAATC GATGTCACCAAATATGGCTGCTTGCATCGCGGTGGAGGCAATATCAATTCTTGAGAAGCTTCACTTGAAGGG GTTTGTGCATGGAGATGTGAAGCCAGAGAACTTCTTACTTGGTCAGCCTGGAACACCTGATGAGAAGAAGCTATATCTTATAGATCTTGGTTTGG CATCCAGATGGAAAGATGCATCATCTGGTCAACATGTTGAATATGATCAGAGGCCTGACATATTCAG GGGAACAATAAGGTATGCAAGTGTACATGCACATTTGGGTCGGACAGGGAGTCGAAGGGATGATCTCGAATCATTAGCTTACACATTGATATTTCTCATAAAAGGAAGGTTGCCTTGGCAGGGATATCAG GGAGATAACAAAAGTTTTCTTGTTTGTAAGAAAAAGATGGGGATTTCTCCAGAGTTAATGTGCTGCTTTTGTCCGGCCCCTTTCAAGCAGTTCCTTGAAGCTGTTACTGAGATGAAATTTGACGAGGAGCCAAATTATTCGAAGCTGATATCGCTTTTTGATAGCCTGATTGAACCATGCACACAATTAAGACCAATAAGAATTGATGGAGCTCTTAAG GTTGGGCAAAAGCGTGGGAGATTGCTTATAAATTTGGAAGAAGATGAGCAACCAAAGAAAAAAGTGCGATTAGGAAGTCCTGCTACCCAGTGGATTTCAGTGTATAATGCACGTCGCCCCATGAAGCAGAG ATATCACTACAATGTAGCAGATACAAGGCTGCGTCAGCACATAGACAAGGGTAATGAAGATGGATTACATATCAGCTGTGTGGCCTCAGCAGCAAATCTCTGGGCCCTAATAATGGATGCTGGAACGGGTTTCTCTGCCCAGGTGTACGAGTTGTCAGCAGTATTCCTGCATAAG GACTGGATTATGGAACAATGGGAAAAGAATTTCTATATCAGTTCAATAGCTGGTGCAACTAATGGGGGTTCCTTGGTTGTTATGTCCAAAG GAACTCCTTATACTCAGCAATCTTACAAAGTTAGTGAATCTTTTCCTTTCAAGTGGATAAATAAGAAGTGGAAAGAAGGTTTCCATGTTACATCCATGACAACTGCTGGCTGCCGCTGGGGTGTTGTAATGTCTAGGAATGCTGGGTTTTCTGATCAG GTTGTGGAGCTTGATTTTTTGTATCCAAGTGAGGGAATTCATCGGCGATGGGAAAGTGGTTATAGGATAACATCAATGGCTGCTACTGCTGATCAAGCAGCCTTTATACTGAGCATACCAAAGCGTAAATTGGCGGATGAAACTCAAGAAACTCTGCGCACCTCAGCTTTCCCAAGCACCCATGTAAAG GAGAAATGGTCGAAAAATCTCTACATAGCTTCAATATGTTATGGCCGGACTGTTTGCTAA
- the LOC132191511 gene encoding casein kinase 1-like protein HD16 isoform X1: protein MPELRSGARRSKRVDDLYPTPQPIDQGENWLLPAQNRTRRRVGAGRGRGGGNAAAVAKGTSPAIPTRPTAAGRGRGIRLIDLDPEPCEVLPEAVALRVAAEPLINQVEVVADIGVGMEGGSAEKVNGVEEEASTTPVPERVKVGNSPVYKIEKKLGKGGFGQVYVGRKVSGGTDADAIEVALKFEHRNSKGCNYGPPYEWQVYNTLNGCYGIPWVHYKGRQGEFYILVMDILGPSLWDVWNSLGQSMSPNMAACIAVEAISILEKLHLKGFVHGDVKPENFLLGQPGTPDEKKLYLIDLGLASRWKDASSGQHVEYDQRPDIFRGTIRYASVHAHLGRTGSRRDDLESLAYTLIFLIKGRLPWQGYQGDNKSFLVCKKKMGISPELMCCFCPAPFKQFLEAVTEMKFDEEPNYSKLISLFDSLIEPCTQLRPIRIDGALKVGQKRGRLLINLEEDEQPKKKVRLGSPATQWISVYNARRPMKQRYHYNVADTRLRQHIDKGNEDGLHISCVASAANLWALIMDAGTGFSAQVYELSAVFLHKDWIMEQWEKNFYISSIAGATNGGSLVVMSKGTPYTQQSYKVSESFPFKWINKKWKEGFHVTSMTTAGCRWGVVMSRNAGFSDQVVELDFLYPSEGIHRRWESGYRITSMAATADQAAFILSIPKRKLADETQETLRTSAFPSTHVKEKWSKNLYIASICYGRTVC, encoded by the exons ATGCCAGAGTTGAGAAGTGGAGCCCGGAGATCAAAGCGGGTTGATGATCTTTACCCTACCCCACAACCAATCGACCAAGGAGAAAATTGGTTACTGCCTGCTCAAAACAGGACCAGAAGGAGAGTTGGTGCTGGAAGAGGACGGGGTGGTGGTAATGCCGCAGCTGTAGCAAAAGGGACTTCACCGGCAATACCAACTAGGCCAACTGCAGCAGGTAGAGGCCGGGGCATTAGATTGATAGATTTAGATCCAGAACCCTGTGAGGTTCTTCCTGAAGCTGTTGCTTTAAGAGTGGCAGCAGAACCCCTTATTAATCAAGTGGAGGTAGTGGCAGATATAGGTGTCGGAATGGAGGGCGGAAGCGCTGAGAAAGTAAATGGGGTCGAGGAGGAAGCAAGCACAACTCCTGTTCCTGAAAGG GTAAAAGTAGGTAATTCTCCTGTATATAAGATAGAAAAGAAGCTGGGTAAGGGTGGTTTTGGCCAAGTCTATGTTGGCAGAAAGGTAAGTGGTGGCACCGATGCTGATGCGATTGAG GTCGCATTGAAGTTTGAGCACCGAAATAGTAAAGGTTGCAATTATGGTCCTCCTTATGAGTGGCAAGTGTATAA TACTCTAAATGGATGTTATGGAATTCCTTGGGTTCATTACAAGGGCCGCCAAGGAGAGTTTTACATTCTG GTCATGGACATACTTGGGCCAAGTCTGTGGGATGTTTGGAATTCTCTTGGGCAATC GATGTCACCAAATATGGCTGCTTGCATCGCGGTGGAGGCAATATCAATTCTTGAGAAGCTTCACTTGAAGGG GTTTGTGCATGGAGATGTGAAGCCAGAGAACTTCTTACTTGGTCAGCCTGGAACACCTGATGAGAAGAAGCTATATCTTATAGATCTTGGTTTGG CATCCAGATGGAAAGATGCATCATCTGGTCAACATGTTGAATATGATCAGAGGCCTGACATATTCAG GGGAACAATAAGGTATGCAAGTGTACATGCACATTTGGGTCGGACAGGGAGTCGAAGGGATGATCTCGAATCATTAGCTTACACATTGATATTTCTCATAAAAGGAAGGTTGCCTTGGCAGGGATATCAG GGAGATAACAAAAGTTTTCTTGTTTGTAAGAAAAAGATGGGGATTTCTCCAGAGTTAATGTGCTGCTTTTGTCCGGCCCCTTTCAAGCAGTTCCTTGAAGCTGTTACTGAGATGAAATTTGACGAGGAGCCAAATTATTCGAAGCTGATATCGCTTTTTGATAGCCTGATTGAACCATGCACACAATTAAGACCAATAAGAATTGATGGAGCTCTTAAG GTTGGGCAAAAGCGTGGGAGATTGCTTATAAATTTGGAAGAAGATGAGCAACCAAAGAAAAAAGTGCGATTAGGAAGTCCTGCTACCCAGTGGATTTCAGTGTATAATGCACGTCGCCCCATGAAGCAGAG ATATCACTACAATGTAGCAGATACAAGGCTGCGTCAGCACATAGACAAGGGTAATGAAGATGGATTACATATCAGCTGTGTGGCCTCAGCAGCAAATCTCTGGGCCCTAATAATGGATGCTGGAACGGGTTTCTCTGCCCAGGTGTACGAGTTGTCAGCAGTATTCCTGCATAAG GACTGGATTATGGAACAATGGGAAAAGAATTTCTATATCAGTTCAATAGCTGGTGCAACTAATGGGGGTTCCTTGGTTGTTATGTCCAAAG GAACTCCTTATACTCAGCAATCTTACAAAGTTAGTGAATCTTTTCCTTTCAAGTGGATAAATAAGAAGTGGAAAGAAGGTTTCCATGTTACATCCATGACAACTGCTGGCTGCCGCTGGGGTGTTGTAATGTCTAGGAATGCTGGGTTTTCTGATCAG GTTGTGGAGCTTGATTTTTTGTATCCAAGTGAGGGAATTCATCGGCGATGGGAAAGTGGTTATAGGATAACATCAATGGCTGCTACTGCTGATCAAGCAGCCTTTATACTGAGCATACCAAAGCGTAAATTGGCGGATGAAACTCAAGAAACTCTGCGCACCTCAGCTTTCCCAAGCACCCATGTAAAG GAGAAATGGTCGAAAAATCTCTACATAGCTTCAATATGTTATGGCCGGACTGTTTGCTAA
- the LOC132192099 gene encoding putative H/ACA ribonucleoprotein complex subunit 1-like protein 1, with protein sequence MRPPRGGGRGGGFRGGRDGGFRGGRDGGRGGFRGRGGRGGGFRDEGPPEEVVEVSSFVHACEGDAVTRLTNEKIPFFNAPIYLQNKTQIGKVDEIFGPINESLFSIKMMEGIVATSYSQGDKFFIDPAKLLPLSRFLPQPKGQPHAARGGRGGFRGGGRGGGGRGFGGFRGRGGPRGGRGGPPRGGGRGGGFRGRGRF encoded by the exons ATGCGACCTCCGAGAGGCGGCGGCCGAGGCGGCGGTTTTAGGGGTGGACGAGACGGTGGTTTTAGGGGTGGCCGAGATGGCGGACGCGGCGGATTCAGAGGCAGAGGCGGTCGTGGCGGCGGGTTTCGCGACGAAGGCCCACCGGAAGAAGTCGTAG AGGTTTCTTCGTTCGTTCATGCATGCGAGGGTGATGCAGTCACAAGGCTCACGAATGAGAAGATACCCTTCTTCAATGCCCCAATATATCTGCAGAACAAGACCCAGATCGGGAAAGTTGATGAAATCTTTGGCCCCATCAATGAATCT ttattttcaattaaaatgatGGAAGGCATTGTTGCAACATCATATTCACAGGGGGATAAATTCTTCATTGACCCAGCAAAGCTTTTGCCTCTTTCAAGATTCCTCCCACAGCCAAA GGGTCAGCCACATGCAGCTAGAGGTGGTCGTGGTGGATTCAGAGGTGGTGGTAGAGGTGGTGGTGGCCGTGGGTTTGGTGGCTTTCGTGGAAGGGGCGGTCCAAGGGGTGGCAGGGGTGGCCCTCCTAGAGGCGGTGGACGAGGTGGTGGTTTCAGGGGCAGAGGAAGGTTTTAG